A region of Terriglobales bacterium DNA encodes the following proteins:
- a CDS encoding PilZ domain-containing protein translates to MRNYSERRKHRRLSAKIDVRYGAKGEYRMARACDISAGGIGLAVPVSYPVGTELDLRFQNHDQVHGDLVLLKARVRHSDEERMGLEFVNVPAGKRARLLQLLEELAADHVAA, encoded by the coding sequence ATGAGGAACTATTCCGAGCGACGCAAGCACCGCCGGTTGTCGGCAAAGATCGATGTGCGCTACGGCGCCAAGGGCGAATACCGGATGGCCCGCGCTTGTGACATCAGCGCCGGGGGCATCGGGCTCGCGGTCCCGGTCTCCTATCCGGTGGGGACGGAGCTGGACCTGCGCTTCCAGAACCATGACCAGGTCCACGGAGACCTGGTCCTGCTGAAGGCCCGCGTGCGCCACTCCGACGAGGAGCGGATGGGGCTGGAGTTCGTCAACGTCCCCGCCGGAAAGCGCGCCCGGCTGCTGCAGTTGCTGGAGGAGCTGGCGGCGGACCACGTCGCCGCCTGA